Proteins found in one Acidobacteriota bacterium genomic segment:
- a CDS encoding aminopeptidase P N-terminal domain-containing protein, with protein MAKLARSITIPLAFMLLNASSGLAQTEVPVALAAPEISDESYAREVTQRRARMAEAIGPSGVLVLLAGEPRRFSGRVNYEFRQENYFFYLTRLQQTGAALVLMPGHPRTPEILFLPRRDPKREIWTGAMYSADDASRLSGIDEIWEAAELEPFLEALKSRVPYRPTAENVLASPLGPTPPEDAPGGYEHLFEAAAEGNASLFLLIPRRDDPEYRREQDLAADWARTRSGFNLRSAFDLLIEMRSIKSPLELAYIRHAVDITGEALRNAFAALPHAQHEYEIEGEIEGTFRKLNATSWAFPSIVASGVNATTLHYESSAGKIRRDELLLVDVGAEYGQYAADVTRTVPADGSFSATQAEIYRIVHDAQKAAADAVEPGATLQTIHAAAVEVMKRGLLELGLITDAKSDQYQTWVKHGTSHYLGLNVHDPGRRDAEIRPGMVFTIEPGIYIRPDALDHLPDTAENRAFIEAVRPAHRKYAGIGVRIEDDILVSDSVHADLVDQLDPPLDFRDRRCDGAGAYSRLGRATPGRSRPGPGGELEIWLFAGALLFFLFEEGMAHVPQDDVDDVTPGKKGNDGPFPPAEFLFQILKDPGARELLDRAIEKVDRLLAPPGRFVGLDEICVMSNVVRLFLDGLLAERNPRTVLLIDR; from the coding sequence ATGGCGAAACTCGCTCGTTCAATCACCATCCCGCTGGCTTTCATGCTACTGAACGCTTCGAGCGGTCTCGCGCAGACTGAGGTCCCGGTAGCGCTCGCTGCCCCGGAGATCTCCGACGAATCCTACGCCCGTGAGGTCACGCAGAGACGGGCTCGAATGGCCGAGGCGATCGGTCCGTCCGGAGTGCTGGTGCTCCTCGCCGGCGAGCCACGCCGGTTTTCCGGGAGAGTAAACTACGAATTCCGGCAGGAAAACTATTTCTTCTATCTCACCCGCCTTCAGCAGACGGGGGCGGCGCTCGTACTTATGCCCGGACATCCGCGGACTCCCGAAATTCTGTTTCTGCCGCGACGGGATCCGAAGCGGGAGATCTGGACCGGTGCGATGTACTCCGCAGACGACGCGTCGAGGTTGTCCGGCATCGACGAGATCTGGGAGGCGGCCGAGCTCGAGCCGTTTCTCGAGGCGCTGAAGTCGCGGGTTCCCTATCGCCCCACTGCCGAAAACGTCCTCGCGTCGCCGCTCGGCCCAACGCCACCGGAAGATGCGCCCGGCGGCTACGAGCATCTTTTCGAAGCCGCGGCCGAAGGGAACGCCAGCCTGTTCCTGCTCATCCCCCGCCGGGACGATCCCGAGTACAGGCGGGAGCAGGATCTCGCAGCGGACTGGGCGCGAACGAGGTCGGGATTCAATCTCCGAAGCGCGTTCGACCTGCTCATCGAAATGCGGTCGATCAAGTCGCCTCTCGAGCTGGCATACATAAGACACGCGGTCGACATCACCGGGGAAGCGCTTCGGAACGCGTTCGCCGCCCTCCCCCACGCGCAGCACGAATACGAGATCGAGGGTGAGATCGAAGGTACGTTCCGGAAGCTCAATGCCACATCATGGGCATTTCCGTCGATCGTCGCATCGGGTGTGAACGCGACGACCCTTCATTACGAGTCCTCAGCTGGAAAGATCCGGCGTGACGAGCTTCTTCTGGTGGACGTCGGGGCGGAGTACGGCCAGTATGCTGCCGACGTCACGCGCACGGTTCCCGCGGACGGTTCTTTCTCCGCGACTCAGGCGGAGATCTACCGGATCGTTCATGACGCTCAGAAGGCGGCCGCGGATGCGGTCGAGCCGGGAGCGACGCTTCAAACGATTCATGCGGCAGCCGTCGAAGTGATGAAGCGCGGGCTGCTCGAGCTCGGGCTGATCACCGACGCGAAATCCGATCAATACCAGACCTGGGTCAAGCACGGAACGTCCCACTACCTCGGTCTCAACGTCCACGATCCGGGACGGCGAGACGCCGAGATCCGGCCAGGGATGGTCTTCACGATCGAGCCCGGCATCTACATTCGCCCGGATGCACTCGATCATCTGCCCGACACCGCCGAAAATCGTGCATTCATCGAAGCAGTTCGCCCCGCGCATAGGAAGTATGCCGGGATCGGGGTGAGGATCGAAGACGACATTCTGGTGTCCGATTCGGTCCACGCCGATCTGGTTGACCAGCTCGATCCCCCGCTCGATTTCCGCGATCGAAGATGCGATGGCGCAGGCGCGTACAGCCGACTAGGGCGCGCGACACCGGGTCGGTCCAGGCCAGGTCCCGGCGGCGAGCTGGAGATCTGGCTATTTGCCGGCGCGCTTCTTTTCTTTCTTTTCGAAGAGGGTATGGCGCATGTGCCCCAGGACGACGTTGACGACGTTACCCCTGGCAAGAAAGGGAATGACGGGCCGTTTCCGCCTGCCGAGTTTCTGTTTCAGATCCTGAAGGATCCTGGCGCGCGGGAACTGCTGGATCGAGCTATCGAGAAAGTCGACCGCCTTCTTGCGCCTCCCGGCCGATTCGTAGGTCTCGACGAGATTTGCGTAATGAGCAACGTCGTTCGGCTTTTCCTGGATGGCCTTCTCGCAGAGCGCAATCCCCGCACGGTGCTGTTGATTGACCGATGA